A single genomic interval of Pseudomonadota bacterium harbors:
- the ybgF gene encoding tol-pal system protein YbgF — MKTKDTQWAILQGSRSQGVKGSGDCNPRLPGFSTLSALRSLLSALRYVLCVSLLFGFFGCTSTDELTRLQQSVNSLNIELNRYKAETDGKLSALSKDNQTLGKQIINISTSADNRENNTKIMLGKLDELEHQLQIYWNETKTEINVLKKSGLKPQAHSPIAPIPQPVDDANYEASYREAFDTFQKGSYEESIEKFTHFIAKYSKTPLAPNAYFWLGESYMNLKNYDNAILNFQEVYDKYPKSDKVPRALLSQAEAFSYLKDKKSSITIFKKVIELYPKSEEAIIADRKLRNLGP; from the coding sequence ATGAAAACGAAAGACACTCAATGGGCAATTTTACAGGGGTCAAGGAGTCAAGGGGTCAAGGGGTCAGGCGATTGTAACCCTCGACTACCCGGATTCTCGACGCTATCCGCTCTCCGCTCTCTGCTCTCCGCTCTTCGCTATGTGCTATGCGTTTCTTTGTTGTTTGGCTTTTTCGGTTGTACATCTACCGATGAACTTACCAGACTTCAACAAAGTGTAAATTCTCTCAATATTGAATTAAACCGTTATAAAGCCGAAACAGATGGCAAACTATCTGCCCTTTCAAAAGATAATCAAACCCTGGGGAAACAGATTATCAATATATCCACCTCGGCTGACAATAGAGAAAACAATACAAAGATCATGCTCGGCAAACTGGATGAACTGGAACACCAATTACAGATATACTGGAATGAAACAAAGACCGAAATAAATGTCTTAAAGAAATCGGGGCTGAAGCCGCAGGCACATTCACCAATAGCACCCATTCCTCAACCTGTTGACGATGCAAACTATGAAGCTTCATACAGAGAGGCCTTTGATACCTTTCAAAAAGGGTCCTATGAAGAGTCAATTGAAAAATTCACACATTTCATAGCAAAGTATAGTAAAACGCCTCTTGCACCCAATGCATATTTCTGGCTCGGGGAAAGCTACATGAATTTGAAGAATTACGACAATGCAATTTTAAATTTCCAGGAAGTCTACGACAAATACCCCAAGAGCGACAAGGTTCCCAGAGCCCTGTTGTCACAGGCAGAGGCATTCAGTTATCTGAAGGACAAAAAAAGCTCTATAACCATCTTCAAAAAGGTTATAGAGCTTTATCCGAAAAGCGAAGAAGCTATTATTGCAGACAGGAAGTTAAGAAACCTCGGCCCCTGA